One window from the genome of Scatophagus argus isolate fScaArg1 chromosome 13, fScaArg1.pri, whole genome shotgun sequence encodes:
- the tmem275a gene encoding transmembrane protein 275, translated as MVITDRNTSTPVPKKEPQKKTRRKSRPHGLPSPALCCACGLCIMLAGLNITLVGAFAFSTLVPSANPPIIIGPILLLVAFSFFGACCVCSRLPPPHSSRRSKGGGRGAGLMGHGGLAGGAAFEIETSEHTLQDTTAVQLSPTSSPGSSQASSPEKEAPDLPGPCKLFTMMESNGPSSASATAVYSASMAAGGEVRLNLPREEVVT; from the coding sequence ATGGTCATCACTGATAGAAATACCAGCACCCCCGTACCTAAAAAGGAGCCCCagaagaagacgaggaggaaGTCTCGGCCTCATGGCCTgccctctccagctctctgctgTGCCTGTGGCCTATGCATCATGCTGGCTGGACTCAACATCACCCTGGTGGGAGCGTTCGCCTTCAGCACACTGGTGCCTTCTGCCAATCCCCCCATCATCATCGGACCTATTCTACTGCTGGTGGCCTTCTCTTTCTTCGGGGCCTGTTGTGTGTGCAGCcgcctcccccctccccacagCTCACGGAGGTCAAAAGGGGGCGGCAGGGGCGCGGGGTTGATGGGACATGGCGGGCTGGCTGGTGGGGCAGCGTTTGAAATAGAGACCAGCGAGCACACGCTGCAAGATACCACAGCTGTGCAGCTCAGCCCCACATCCTCTCCTGGATCGTCCCAGGCATCCAGCCCGGAAAAGGAGGCTCCCGACCTACCTGGGCCCTGCAAGCTTTTCACCATGATGGAGAGTAACGGCCCGTCTTCTGCTTCTGCCACGGCAGTCTATTCAGCCTCCATGGCAGCAGGAGGGGAGGTGAGGCTCAACCTGCCACGTGAAGAAGTGGTCACCTAG